Genomic segment of Peribacillus frigoritolerans:
TCGCTTTATTGAAAACAGGGGAACTTATAGATTATATCGGCATCAGTGCTCAGCGGGCATTCATCGGCTTTTTAATCGGCGGGGTCATTGGTTTTGTACTAGGGTTGTTAAATGGATTATCATCCATTGCTGAAAGCTTATTCGATACATCGCTTCAGATGTTGCGTAACATTCCGCATTTAGCTTTAATACCACTGGTGATTCTATGGTTTGGTATAGAAGAAGAAGCGAAAATTTTCCTTGTCGCTTTAGGGGTTCTATTTCCTATCTACTTAAATACATTTCATGGAGTGAAATCGGTGGATAAGGATTTAATTGAAGCGGCAAGGGTTTATGGGTTAAGTGGTTTTTCTTTATTCTGGAATGTGATCCTCCCTGCAGCCTTTCCATCCATTTTGGTGGGTATCCGCTTCTCCCTTGGAATCATGTGGGTCACATTAATTGTCGCAGAAACAATATCCGCCAATTCCGGAATAGGATATATGGCAATGAATGCCCGGGAATTCATGAGGATGGATATTGTTGTTCTCAGTATTCTCTTATATGCCTTATTGGGAAAAATATCGGACGTTGCGGCCAAATTAATTGAAAAAAGATGCTTAAAGTGGCATCCATCATACCAATGAGGAGGTCATTAATATGATAAATGGTAATTCGTTGGAGTTGCAGGGTGTAAGAAAGGATTTTGGGGAGTTTGAAGTATTAAAGGGAATGGACCTCACATTTAAAAAAGGGGAATTTGTAGCCATTGTCGGTAAGAGTGGGTGTGGAAAGAGCACCTTGCTTCGTCTTGTGGCAGGACTGGAACAGCCGACGGGCGGGCAGATACTGGTGAATGGAAAGCCATTGAATGGATTAAATAAATCGTCACGTACGATGTTCCAGGATGGAAGGCTGTTTCCTTGGAAAAAAATCCTTGAAAATATTGGTGTAGGCTTAAAAGGGGATTGGAGGCCAAATGCTATGGAATTACTGGAGCAAGTGGGCCTTGCAGATCGAGCAAATGAGTGGCCGTCCGTTTTATCTGGGGGGCAGAAACAAAGGGTGGCATTAGCGAGGGCATTGGTGAACCAGCCTGACATACTCCTCTTGGATGAGCCGTTGGGGGCATTGGATGCTTTGACGAGAATTGGCATGCAAAGGCTGATTGAGGAGCTATGGAGGAAAAGGGACTTTACTGCCTTGCTTGTTACACATGATGTTGAAGAAGCCGTAATGCTTGCCGACCGTGTCATATTAATCGAAGAAGGCAAAGTCGTCATGAATAAGGAAATCAATCTGCCGAGACCGCGGAAAAAGGATAGCATTCAATATTCATCACTAGCAGTCCAAATCCTTAACCGGGTGATGCAAGTTGAGGGGGAAATGGAAAAAAAGGCGATTCACGCTTGAATCAGAGAAAAAAATGAAAAAAGATTTTGCAGAAAATACCTATGTTTACCATATGTTTATCACCTTCTTGCTCCCTTCGGATTTTACCTTTCATGTTTAATGATTCGCCATTTAGGGAAATGTTAAATATAGAGAAACTTGCAATTCATATTCAGGAAGGCGGAGGATGTATGAGTAATATATTAGCTGCGAAAGAACGTACGGATTCAAAACACTCTAATTTAAGGAATTTGAGAGAAAACGGCGAAATCCCTGCGATAGTATATGGCAATAAAAATGACAGTACGGCCATTTCAGTCAATAATATTGAGCTTCAAAAGACAATCAAGGAAATAGGCCGTAATGGAATCATTTCATTGGACTTGGAAGGTAAGAATTATAAAGTCATGCTCTCTGACTATCAAAAGGATCCAATAAAGAACTCCATTTATCATGCAGACTTTTTAATTGTAGATATGTCCGCCCAATTACAGGCACAAGTTCGCATTAACCTTGTCGGTGTTTGTAAAGGCGTGAAAGACGGCGGGGTCCTTCAGCAGTCTCTTCATGAAGTGACGGTTACGGCTAAACCTAATGACATTCCTGACTCCATCGATGTTGACGTTACCGAACTTCAGGTAGGGGATACAATCTACATATCCGATATCCAAACGAAT
This window contains:
- the ssuC gene encoding aliphatic sulfonate ABC transporter permease SsuC, giving the protein MKLNKKFNRFHLISWLVPILLLVTWQLLSLWGILSERILPAPTEVFQAGVALLKTGELIDYIGISAQRAFIGFLIGGVIGFVLGLLNGLSSIAESLFDTSLQMLRNIPHLALIPLVILWFGIEEEAKIFLVALGVLFPIYLNTFHGVKSVDKDLIEAARVYGLSGFSLFWNVILPAAFPSILVGIRFSLGIMWVTLIVAETISANSGIGYMAMNAREFMRMDIVVLSILLYALLGKISDVAAKLIEKRCLKWHPSYQ
- a CDS encoding ATP-binding cassette domain-containing protein; amino-acid sequence: MINGNSLELQGVRKDFGEFEVLKGMDLTFKKGEFVAIVGKSGCGKSTLLRLVAGLEQPTGGQILVNGKPLNGLNKSSRTMFQDGRLFPWKKILENIGVGLKGDWRPNAMELLEQVGLADRANEWPSVLSGGQKQRVALARALVNQPDILLLDEPLGALDALTRIGMQRLIEELWRKRDFTALLVTHDVEEAVMLADRVILIEEGKVVMNKEINLPRPRKKDSIQYSSLAVQILNRVMQVEGEMEKKAIHA
- a CDS encoding 50S ribosomal protein L25/general stress protein Ctc; amino-acid sequence: MSNILAAKERTDSKHSNLRNLRENGEIPAIVYGNKNDSTAISVNNIELQKTIKEIGRNGIISLDLEGKNYKVMLSDYQKDPIKNSIYHADFLIVDMSAQLQAQVRINLVGVCKGVKDGGVLQQSLHEVTVTAKPNDIPDSIDVDVTELQVGDTIYISDIQTNKQVTIGNDGEEVVASVLAPRQEEEISTGEQQDGGIPENEEGRETKASPES